A window of the Neofelis nebulosa isolate mNeoNeb1 chromosome 13, mNeoNeb1.pri, whole genome shotgun sequence genome harbors these coding sequences:
- the ECD gene encoding protein ecdysoneless homolog isoform X3, which translates to MEENMKLATVEDTVEYHLFLIPGEPRDPEKHKEILQKYIERIMTHFAPMLVPYIWQNQPFNLKYKPGKGDVPAHMFGMTKFGDNIEDEWFIVYVVKQITKEFPELVARIEDNDGEFLLIEAADFLPKWLDPDNSANRVFFHQGELCIIPAPRKPGAVSWLPSTPPTIPQALNIISTHPEKILASDSIQAAVNRRIRGYPEKIQASLHRAHCFLPAGIVAVLKQRPRLVAAGVQAFYLRDPIDLRACRIFKTFLPETRIMASVTFTKCLYAQLVQQRFVPDRRSGYKMPPPSHPQYRAHELGMKLAHGFEILCSKCSPHFSDSKKSVMTTSPLWAGFLESLKKNDYFKGLIEGSAQYQARLEMAKNYFQLSVNRPESSLALSPGEEILTLLQTTPFDIEELKKEEANLPPEDDDQWLDLSPDQLDQLLQEAAGKREAEPITKKEEQNYDLTQVSESMKAFISKVSTHKGAELPREPSEAPITFDADSFLNYFDKILGPRPHESDSDDLDDEDFECLDSDDDLDLKTQGTGEEASLKGTLNDLKSYMTQMDQELANTSIGKSFTTQKQMEPLSQITSNNSDEEDSGAGGSVMTPVDVDLNLVSNILESYSSQAGLAGPASNLLQSMGVQLPDNTDHLPTS; encoded by the exons atggaagaaaatatgaagCTTGCTACAGTGGAAGACACTGTGGAGTATCACCTATTCCTGATACCAGGTGAACCAAGAGacccagaaaaacacaaagagattCTTCAAAAGTATATTGAGAGGATAATGACCCACTTTGCACCTATGCTGGTCCCCTATATCTGGCAGAATCAGCCTTTCAATCTCAAATACAAACCTGGAAAAG gAGATGTTCCTGCTCATATGTTTGGCATGACAAAGTTTGGGGATAACATTGAGGATGAATGGTTTATTGTTTATGTAGTAAAGCAAATTACAAAGGAATTTCCAGAGTTAGTAGCAAG GATTGAAGACAATGATGGTGAATTCTTGTTAATAGAAGCTGCTGACTTTCTCCCTAAATGGTTGGATCCTGATAATAGTGCCAATAGA GTATTTTTCCACCAGGGAGAGCTGTGCATTATTCCTGCACCAAGGAAACCTGGAGCAGTATCCTGGTTACCCTCCACACCCCCTACAATCCCACAAGCTTTGAATATAATCTCAACACACCCAGAAAAAATTTTGGCTTCAGATTCTATACAAGCTGCTGTGAATAGGCGCATTAGagg ATACCCAGAAAAAATTCAAGCCTCCCTTCATCGAGCACACTGCTTCCTTCCAGCTGGTATTGTAGCGGTGTTAAAGCAGCGCCCCAGATTGGTGGCTGCAGGAGTCCAAGCATTTTACCTACGGGACCCTATTGACCTGCGAGCCTGTCGTATTTTCAAGACTTTCTTGCCTGAAACACGAATAATGGCATCG GTCACTTTCACTAAATGTCTGTATGCACAGTTGGTGCAACAAAGGTTTGTGCCAGACCGGCGGAGTGGATACAAGATGCCTCCTCCATCTCATCCCCAATACCGAGCCCATGAATTGGGCATGAAGTTG GCTCATGGATTTGAAATCTTATGCTCCAAATGTAGCCCACATTTTTCTGACTCCAAGAAATCCGTCATGACTACCTCACCACTCTGGGCAGGCTTCCTTGAAAGTCTGAAAAAGAATGATTACTTTAAG ggtcTGATAGAAGGTTCTGCTCAGTACCAGGCAAGGCTAGAAATGGCAAAGAACTACTTCCAACTCTCAGTAAACCGGCCAGAAAG ctctCTTGCTCTGAGCCCAGGTGAAGAAATCTTAACCTTATTACAGACCACACCATTTGATATAGAAGAGCTTAAGAAGGAAGAAGCTAATCTTCCCCCAGAAGATG atgaCCAGTGGTTAGATCTCTCACCAGACCAGCTGGACCAGCTACTGCAGGAAGCTGCTGGCAAAAGAGAAGCAGAGCCCATTACCAAGAAGGAGGAACAGAACTATGACTTGACTCAAGTCTCAGAGAGCATGAAAGCTTTCATATCTAAAGTCTCAACCCACAAAGGAGCAGAGCTGCCTCG AGAACCTTCTGAGGCTCCAATCACTTTTGATGCagattcttttcttaattattttgacAAGATTTTAG GGCCAAGACCTCATGAATCAGATTCTGATGATCTGGATGATGAAGACTTTGAATGTTTAGACAGTGATGATGACTTGGATCTTAAAACACAGGGGACTGGGGAAGAAGCATCTTTAAAAGGAACTCTTAATGATCTCAAGTCATACATGACCCAGATGGACCAGGAATTGGCAAATACCAGCATTGGCAAAAGTTTCACCACCCAGAAGCAAATG GAACCTCTCTCCCAGATTACCAGTAATAATTCAGATGAGGAAGATTCTGGTGCAGGAGGATCTGTTATGACACCAGTGGACGTAGACCTGAACCTGGTTTCCAACATACTGGAATCCTATAGTTCCCAAGCTGGCCTGGCAGGACCTGCGTCCAACCTTTTACAAAGCATGGGAGTACAGCTGCCTGATAACACCGATCACTTACCCACAA GCTGA
- the NUDT13 gene encoding NAD(P)H pyrophosphatase NUDT13, mitochondrial isoform X1, translated as MSLYCGIACRRKSFWSYRLLSTYVTKSRYLFELKEDDDACKKAQQTGAFYLFHSLAPLLQKSEHQYQAPQHSLLELERLLAKFGQDTQRIEDSVLIGCSEQHEAWFALDLGLNSSSSINASLQKPEMETELKGSFMELRKALFQLNTKDASLLSTAQALLRWHDGHQFCSRSGQPTKKNMAGSKRVCPSNKIIYYPQMAPVVITLVSDGTRCLLARQSSFPKGMYSALAGFCDIGESLEEAVRREVAEEVGLEVERLQYSASQHWPFPNSSLMIACHATVKSGQTEIQVNLRELEAAGWFSHDEVATALRRNNPYTQQQNGTFWLPPKLAIAHQLIKEWVEKPNCSTLPA; from the exons ATGTCCCTGTATTGTGGAATTGCTTGCAGGAGAAAATCTTTTTGGTCCTATAGGCTGCTGTCAACTTATGTCACTAAGAGCCG GTATTTATTTGAACTGAAGGAAGATGATGATGCATGTAAAAAAGCCCAGCAGACAGGAGCATTTTACCTCTTTCATAGCCTGGCTCCTTTGCTTCAGAAATCAGAACATCAATACCAGGCCCCCCAGCATAGCCTACTAG aGTTGGAAAGGCTCCTAGCTAAGTTTGGACAGGACACACAAAGAATAGAAGATTCTGTGCTGATTGGATGCTCTGAACAGCATGAAGCATGGTTTGCTCTGGATCTAGGTCTAAATAGCTCCTCTTCCATAAATG cttccttacagaaaccagaaatggagacagagctCAAGGGGTCTTTCATGGAGCTGAGGAAGGCTCTCTTTCAGCTGAATACAAAGGATGCCTCCTTGCTGTCCACG GCTCAGGCTCTTCTCCGTTGGCATGACGGTCATCAGTTCTGTAGCAGAAGTGGGCAGCCCACCAAGAAGAATATGGCTGGCAGCAAGCGTGTATGCCCTTCCAATAAGATTATCTATTATCCACAG ATGGCTCCTGTGGTGATCACTCTGGTGTCAGATGGGACTCGATGCCTGCTTGCCCGCCAGAGTTCCTTTCCCAAGGGAATGTATTCTGCCTTGGCAGGTTTTTGTGATATAG GTGAAAGCCTGGAAGAGGCTGTCCGGAGAGAAGTTGCAGAAGAGGTGGGATTGGAGGTGGAAAGACTACAGTACTCTGCATCCCAGCACTGGCCCTTTCCTAATAGCTCACTCATGATTGCTTGTCATGCAACTGTGAAATCAGGGCAGACAGAG ATCCAGGTGAACTTGAGAGAACTAGAGGCagctggctggttcagtcatGATGAGGTGGCCACAGCCCTGAGGAGAAATAATCCATACACTCAGCAACAGAATGGGACATTCTGGTTGCCCCCCAAGTTAGCCATTGCCCACCAACTGATTAAGGAGTGGGTAGAAAAGCCAAACTGTTCTACCCTGCCTGCTTAA
- the ECD gene encoding protein ecdysoneless homolog isoform X1 codes for MEENMKLATVEDTVEYHLFLIPGEPRDPEKHKEILQKYIERIMTHFAPMLVPYIWQNQPFNLKYKPGKGDVPAHMFGMTKFGDNIEDEWFIVYVVKQITKEFPELVARIEDNDGEFLLIEAADFLPKWLDPDNSANRVFFHQGELCIIPAPRKPGAVSWLPSTPPTIPQALNIISTHPEKILASDSIQAAVNRRIRGYPEKIQASLHRAHCFLPAGIVAVLKQRPRLVAAGVQAFYLRDPIDLRACRIFKTFLPETRIMASVTFTKCLYAQLVQQRFVPDRRSGYKMPPPSHPQYRAHELGMKLAHGFEILCSKCSPHFSDSKKSVMTTSPLWAGFLESLKKNDYFKGLIEGSAQYQARLEMAKNYFQLSVNRPESSLALSPGEEILTLLQTTPFDIEELKKEEANLPPEDDDQWLDLSPDQLDQLLQEAAGKREAEPITKKEEQNYDLTQVSESMKAFISKVSTHKGAELPREPSEAPITFDADSFLNYFDKILGPRPHESDSDDLDDEDFECLDSDDDLDLKTQGTGEEASLKGTLNDLKSYMTQMDQELANTSIGKSFTTQKQMEPLSQITSNNSDEEDSGAGGSVMTPVDVDLNLVSNILESYSSQAGLAGPASNLLQSMGVQLPDNTDHLPTRLWPPHHD; via the exons atggaagaaaatatgaagCTTGCTACAGTGGAAGACACTGTGGAGTATCACCTATTCCTGATACCAGGTGAACCAAGAGacccagaaaaacacaaagagattCTTCAAAAGTATATTGAGAGGATAATGACCCACTTTGCACCTATGCTGGTCCCCTATATCTGGCAGAATCAGCCTTTCAATCTCAAATACAAACCTGGAAAAG gAGATGTTCCTGCTCATATGTTTGGCATGACAAAGTTTGGGGATAACATTGAGGATGAATGGTTTATTGTTTATGTAGTAAAGCAAATTACAAAGGAATTTCCAGAGTTAGTAGCAAG GATTGAAGACAATGATGGTGAATTCTTGTTAATAGAAGCTGCTGACTTTCTCCCTAAATGGTTGGATCCTGATAATAGTGCCAATAGA GTATTTTTCCACCAGGGAGAGCTGTGCATTATTCCTGCACCAAGGAAACCTGGAGCAGTATCCTGGTTACCCTCCACACCCCCTACAATCCCACAAGCTTTGAATATAATCTCAACACACCCAGAAAAAATTTTGGCTTCAGATTCTATACAAGCTGCTGTGAATAGGCGCATTAGagg ATACCCAGAAAAAATTCAAGCCTCCCTTCATCGAGCACACTGCTTCCTTCCAGCTGGTATTGTAGCGGTGTTAAAGCAGCGCCCCAGATTGGTGGCTGCAGGAGTCCAAGCATTTTACCTACGGGACCCTATTGACCTGCGAGCCTGTCGTATTTTCAAGACTTTCTTGCCTGAAACACGAATAATGGCATCG GTCACTTTCACTAAATGTCTGTATGCACAGTTGGTGCAACAAAGGTTTGTGCCAGACCGGCGGAGTGGATACAAGATGCCTCCTCCATCTCATCCCCAATACCGAGCCCATGAATTGGGCATGAAGTTG GCTCATGGATTTGAAATCTTATGCTCCAAATGTAGCCCACATTTTTCTGACTCCAAGAAATCCGTCATGACTACCTCACCACTCTGGGCAGGCTTCCTTGAAAGTCTGAAAAAGAATGATTACTTTAAG ggtcTGATAGAAGGTTCTGCTCAGTACCAGGCAAGGCTAGAAATGGCAAAGAACTACTTCCAACTCTCAGTAAACCGGCCAGAAAG ctctCTTGCTCTGAGCCCAGGTGAAGAAATCTTAACCTTATTACAGACCACACCATTTGATATAGAAGAGCTTAAGAAGGAAGAAGCTAATCTTCCCCCAGAAGATG atgaCCAGTGGTTAGATCTCTCACCAGACCAGCTGGACCAGCTACTGCAGGAAGCTGCTGGCAAAAGAGAAGCAGAGCCCATTACCAAGAAGGAGGAACAGAACTATGACTTGACTCAAGTCTCAGAGAGCATGAAAGCTTTCATATCTAAAGTCTCAACCCACAAAGGAGCAGAGCTGCCTCG AGAACCTTCTGAGGCTCCAATCACTTTTGATGCagattcttttcttaattattttgacAAGATTTTAG GGCCAAGACCTCATGAATCAGATTCTGATGATCTGGATGATGAAGACTTTGAATGTTTAGACAGTGATGATGACTTGGATCTTAAAACACAGGGGACTGGGGAAGAAGCATCTTTAAAAGGAACTCTTAATGATCTCAAGTCATACATGACCCAGATGGACCAGGAATTGGCAAATACCAGCATTGGCAAAAGTTTCACCACCCAGAAGCAAATG GAACCTCTCTCCCAGATTACCAGTAATAATTCAGATGAGGAAGATTCTGGTGCAGGAGGATCTGTTATGACACCAGTGGACGTAGACCTGAACCTGGTTTCCAACATACTGGAATCCTATAGTTCCCAAGCTGGCCTGGCAGGACCTGCGTCCAACCTTTTACAAAGCATGGGAGTACAGCTGCCTGATAACACCGATCACTTACCCACAA GGCTGTGGCCACCTCATCatgactga
- the ECD gene encoding protein ecdysoneless homolog isoform X2 produces MEENMKLATVEDTVEYHLFLIPGEPRDPEKHKEILQKYIERIMTHFAPMLVPYIWQNQPFNLKYKPGKGDVPAHMFGMTKFGDNIEDEWFIVYVVKQITKEFPELVARIEDNDGEFLLIEAADFLPKWLDPDNSANRVFFHQGELCIIPAPRKPGAVSWLPSTPPTIPQALNIISTHPEKILASDSIQAAVNRRIRGYPEKIQASLHRAHCFLPAGIVAVLKQRPRLVAAGVQAFYLRDPIDLRACRIFKTFLPETRIMASVTFTKCLYAQLVQQRFVPDRRSGYKMPPPSHPQYRAHELGMKLAHGFEILCSKCSPHFSDSKKSVMTTSPLWAGFLESLKKNDYFKGLIEGSAQYQARLEMAKNYFQLSVNRPESSLALSPGEEILTLLQTTPFDIEELKKEEANLPPEDDDQWLDLSPDQLDQLLQEAAGKREAEPITKKEEQNYDLTQVSESMKAFISKVSTHKGAELPREPSEAPITFDADSFLNYFDKILGPRPHESDSDDLDDEDFECLDSDDDLDLKTQGTGEEASLKGTLNDLKSYMTQMDQELANTSIGKSFTTQKQMEPLSQITSNNSDEEDSGAGGSVMTPVDVDLNLVSNILESYSSQAGLAGPASNLLQSMGVQLPDNTDHLPTSKPMQD; encoded by the exons atggaagaaaatatgaagCTTGCTACAGTGGAAGACACTGTGGAGTATCACCTATTCCTGATACCAGGTGAACCAAGAGacccagaaaaacacaaagagattCTTCAAAAGTATATTGAGAGGATAATGACCCACTTTGCACCTATGCTGGTCCCCTATATCTGGCAGAATCAGCCTTTCAATCTCAAATACAAACCTGGAAAAG gAGATGTTCCTGCTCATATGTTTGGCATGACAAAGTTTGGGGATAACATTGAGGATGAATGGTTTATTGTTTATGTAGTAAAGCAAATTACAAAGGAATTTCCAGAGTTAGTAGCAAG GATTGAAGACAATGATGGTGAATTCTTGTTAATAGAAGCTGCTGACTTTCTCCCTAAATGGTTGGATCCTGATAATAGTGCCAATAGA GTATTTTTCCACCAGGGAGAGCTGTGCATTATTCCTGCACCAAGGAAACCTGGAGCAGTATCCTGGTTACCCTCCACACCCCCTACAATCCCACAAGCTTTGAATATAATCTCAACACACCCAGAAAAAATTTTGGCTTCAGATTCTATACAAGCTGCTGTGAATAGGCGCATTAGagg ATACCCAGAAAAAATTCAAGCCTCCCTTCATCGAGCACACTGCTTCCTTCCAGCTGGTATTGTAGCGGTGTTAAAGCAGCGCCCCAGATTGGTGGCTGCAGGAGTCCAAGCATTTTACCTACGGGACCCTATTGACCTGCGAGCCTGTCGTATTTTCAAGACTTTCTTGCCTGAAACACGAATAATGGCATCG GTCACTTTCACTAAATGTCTGTATGCACAGTTGGTGCAACAAAGGTTTGTGCCAGACCGGCGGAGTGGATACAAGATGCCTCCTCCATCTCATCCCCAATACCGAGCCCATGAATTGGGCATGAAGTTG GCTCATGGATTTGAAATCTTATGCTCCAAATGTAGCCCACATTTTTCTGACTCCAAGAAATCCGTCATGACTACCTCACCACTCTGGGCAGGCTTCCTTGAAAGTCTGAAAAAGAATGATTACTTTAAG ggtcTGATAGAAGGTTCTGCTCAGTACCAGGCAAGGCTAGAAATGGCAAAGAACTACTTCCAACTCTCAGTAAACCGGCCAGAAAG ctctCTTGCTCTGAGCCCAGGTGAAGAAATCTTAACCTTATTACAGACCACACCATTTGATATAGAAGAGCTTAAGAAGGAAGAAGCTAATCTTCCCCCAGAAGATG atgaCCAGTGGTTAGATCTCTCACCAGACCAGCTGGACCAGCTACTGCAGGAAGCTGCTGGCAAAAGAGAAGCAGAGCCCATTACCAAGAAGGAGGAACAGAACTATGACTTGACTCAAGTCTCAGAGAGCATGAAAGCTTTCATATCTAAAGTCTCAACCCACAAAGGAGCAGAGCTGCCTCG AGAACCTTCTGAGGCTCCAATCACTTTTGATGCagattcttttcttaattattttgacAAGATTTTAG GGCCAAGACCTCATGAATCAGATTCTGATGATCTGGATGATGAAGACTTTGAATGTTTAGACAGTGATGATGACTTGGATCTTAAAACACAGGGGACTGGGGAAGAAGCATCTTTAAAAGGAACTCTTAATGATCTCAAGTCATACATGACCCAGATGGACCAGGAATTGGCAAATACCAGCATTGGCAAAAGTTTCACCACCCAGAAGCAAATG GAACCTCTCTCCCAGATTACCAGTAATAATTCAGATGAGGAAGATTCTGGTGCAGGAGGATCTGTTATGACACCAGTGGACGTAGACCTGAACCTGGTTTCCAACATACTGGAATCCTATAGTTCCCAAGCTGGCCTGGCAGGACCTGCGTCCAACCTTTTACAAAGCATGGGAGTACAGCTGCCTGATAACACCGATCACTTACCCACAAGTAAGCCGATGCAAGATTAA
- the NUDT13 gene encoding NAD(P)H pyrophosphatase NUDT13, mitochondrial isoform X3 produces METELKGSFMELRKALFQLNTKDASLLSTAQALLRWHDGHQFCSRSGQPTKKNMAGSKRVCPSNKIIYYPQMAPVVITLVSDGTRCLLARQSSFPKGMYSALAGFCDIGESLEEAVRREVAEEVGLEVERLQYSASQHWPFPNSSLMIACHATVKSGQTEIQVNLRELEAAGWFSHDEVATALRRNNPYTQQQNGTFWLPPKLAIAHQLIKEWVEKPNCSTLPA; encoded by the exons atggagacagagctCAAGGGGTCTTTCATGGAGCTGAGGAAGGCTCTCTTTCAGCTGAATACAAAGGATGCCTCCTTGCTGTCCACG GCTCAGGCTCTTCTCCGTTGGCATGACGGTCATCAGTTCTGTAGCAGAAGTGGGCAGCCCACCAAGAAGAATATGGCTGGCAGCAAGCGTGTATGCCCTTCCAATAAGATTATCTATTATCCACAG ATGGCTCCTGTGGTGATCACTCTGGTGTCAGATGGGACTCGATGCCTGCTTGCCCGCCAGAGTTCCTTTCCCAAGGGAATGTATTCTGCCTTGGCAGGTTTTTGTGATATAG GTGAAAGCCTGGAAGAGGCTGTCCGGAGAGAAGTTGCAGAAGAGGTGGGATTGGAGGTGGAAAGACTACAGTACTCTGCATCCCAGCACTGGCCCTTTCCTAATAGCTCACTCATGATTGCTTGTCATGCAACTGTGAAATCAGGGCAGACAGAG ATCCAGGTGAACTTGAGAGAACTAGAGGCagctggctggttcagtcatGATGAGGTGGCCACAGCCCTGAGGAGAAATAATCCATACACTCAGCAACAGAATGGGACATTCTGGTTGCCCCCCAAGTTAGCCATTGCCCACCAACTGATTAAGGAGTGGGTAGAAAAGCCAAACTGTTCTACCCTGCCTGCTTAA
- the NUDT13 gene encoding NAD(P)H pyrophosphatase NUDT13, mitochondrial isoform X2, with product MSLYCGIACRRKSFWSYRLLSTYVTKSRYLFELKEDDDACKKAQQTGAFYLFHSLAPLLQKSEHQYQAPQHSLLELERLLAKFGQDTQRIEDSVLIGCSEQHEAWFALDLGLNSSSSINASLQKPEMETELKGSFMELRKALFQLNTKDASLLSTAQALLRWHDGHQFCSRSGQPTKKNMAGSKRVCPSNKIIYYPQMAPVVITLVSDGTRCLLARQSSFPKGMYSALAGFCDIGLS from the exons ATGTCCCTGTATTGTGGAATTGCTTGCAGGAGAAAATCTTTTTGGTCCTATAGGCTGCTGTCAACTTATGTCACTAAGAGCCG GTATTTATTTGAACTGAAGGAAGATGATGATGCATGTAAAAAAGCCCAGCAGACAGGAGCATTTTACCTCTTTCATAGCCTGGCTCCTTTGCTTCAGAAATCAGAACATCAATACCAGGCCCCCCAGCATAGCCTACTAG aGTTGGAAAGGCTCCTAGCTAAGTTTGGACAGGACACACAAAGAATAGAAGATTCTGTGCTGATTGGATGCTCTGAACAGCATGAAGCATGGTTTGCTCTGGATCTAGGTCTAAATAGCTCCTCTTCCATAAATG cttccttacagaaaccagaaatggagacagagctCAAGGGGTCTTTCATGGAGCTGAGGAAGGCTCTCTTTCAGCTGAATACAAAGGATGCCTCCTTGCTGTCCACG GCTCAGGCTCTTCTCCGTTGGCATGACGGTCATCAGTTCTGTAGCAGAAGTGGGCAGCCCACCAAGAAGAATATGGCTGGCAGCAAGCGTGTATGCCCTTCCAATAAGATTATCTATTATCCACAG ATGGCTCCTGTGGTGATCACTCTGGTGTCAGATGGGACTCGATGCCTGCTTGCCCGCCAGAGTTCCTTTCCCAAGGGAATGTATTCTGCCTTGGCAGGTTTTTGTGATATAG GGCTGTCCTGA
- the ECD gene encoding protein ecdysoneless homolog isoform X4, with the protein MEENMKLATVEDTVEYHLFLIPGEPRDPEKHKEILQKYIERIMTHFAPMLVPYIWQNQPFNLKYKPGKGDVPAHMFGMTKFGDNIEDEWFIVYVVKQITKEFPELVARIEDNDGEFLLIEAADFLPKWLDPDNSANRVFFHQGELCIIPAPRKPGAVSWLPSTPPTIPQALNIISTHPEKILASDSIQAAVNRRIRGYPEKIQASLHRAHCFLPAGIVAVLKQRPRLVAAGVQAFYLRDPIDLRACRIFKTFLPETRIMASVTFTKCLYAQLVQQRFVPDRRSGYKMPPPSHPQYRAHELGMKLAHGFEILCSKCSPHFSDSKKSVMTTSPLWAGFLESLKKNDYFKGLIEGSAQYQARLEMAKNYFQLSVNRPESSLALSPGEEILTLLQTTPFDIEELKKEEANLPPEDDDQWLDLSPDQLDQLLQEAAGKREAEPITKKEEQNYDLTQVSESMKAFISKVSTHKGAELPREPSEAPITFDADSFLNYFDKILGPRPHESDSDDLDDEDFECLDSDDDLDLKTQGTGEEASLKGTLNDLKSYMTQMDQELANTSIGKSFTTQKQMEPLSQITSNNSDEEDSGAGGSVMTPVDVDLNLVSNILESYSSQAGLAGPASNLLQSMGVQLPDNTDHLPTSSPCQVRYLGSCYKPCRESPPFVQVPECCNEQTSVKFHINF; encoded by the exons atggaagaaaatatgaagCTTGCTACAGTGGAAGACACTGTGGAGTATCACCTATTCCTGATACCAGGTGAACCAAGAGacccagaaaaacacaaagagattCTTCAAAAGTATATTGAGAGGATAATGACCCACTTTGCACCTATGCTGGTCCCCTATATCTGGCAGAATCAGCCTTTCAATCTCAAATACAAACCTGGAAAAG gAGATGTTCCTGCTCATATGTTTGGCATGACAAAGTTTGGGGATAACATTGAGGATGAATGGTTTATTGTTTATGTAGTAAAGCAAATTACAAAGGAATTTCCAGAGTTAGTAGCAAG GATTGAAGACAATGATGGTGAATTCTTGTTAATAGAAGCTGCTGACTTTCTCCCTAAATGGTTGGATCCTGATAATAGTGCCAATAGA GTATTTTTCCACCAGGGAGAGCTGTGCATTATTCCTGCACCAAGGAAACCTGGAGCAGTATCCTGGTTACCCTCCACACCCCCTACAATCCCACAAGCTTTGAATATAATCTCAACACACCCAGAAAAAATTTTGGCTTCAGATTCTATACAAGCTGCTGTGAATAGGCGCATTAGagg ATACCCAGAAAAAATTCAAGCCTCCCTTCATCGAGCACACTGCTTCCTTCCAGCTGGTATTGTAGCGGTGTTAAAGCAGCGCCCCAGATTGGTGGCTGCAGGAGTCCAAGCATTTTACCTACGGGACCCTATTGACCTGCGAGCCTGTCGTATTTTCAAGACTTTCTTGCCTGAAACACGAATAATGGCATCG GTCACTTTCACTAAATGTCTGTATGCACAGTTGGTGCAACAAAGGTTTGTGCCAGACCGGCGGAGTGGATACAAGATGCCTCCTCCATCTCATCCCCAATACCGAGCCCATGAATTGGGCATGAAGTTG GCTCATGGATTTGAAATCTTATGCTCCAAATGTAGCCCACATTTTTCTGACTCCAAGAAATCCGTCATGACTACCTCACCACTCTGGGCAGGCTTCCTTGAAAGTCTGAAAAAGAATGATTACTTTAAG ggtcTGATAGAAGGTTCTGCTCAGTACCAGGCAAGGCTAGAAATGGCAAAGAACTACTTCCAACTCTCAGTAAACCGGCCAGAAAG ctctCTTGCTCTGAGCCCAGGTGAAGAAATCTTAACCTTATTACAGACCACACCATTTGATATAGAAGAGCTTAAGAAGGAAGAAGCTAATCTTCCCCCAGAAGATG atgaCCAGTGGTTAGATCTCTCACCAGACCAGCTGGACCAGCTACTGCAGGAAGCTGCTGGCAAAAGAGAAGCAGAGCCCATTACCAAGAAGGAGGAACAGAACTATGACTTGACTCAAGTCTCAGAGAGCATGAAAGCTTTCATATCTAAAGTCTCAACCCACAAAGGAGCAGAGCTGCCTCG AGAACCTTCTGAGGCTCCAATCACTTTTGATGCagattcttttcttaattattttgacAAGATTTTAG GGCCAAGACCTCATGAATCAGATTCTGATGATCTGGATGATGAAGACTTTGAATGTTTAGACAGTGATGATGACTTGGATCTTAAAACACAGGGGACTGGGGAAGAAGCATCTTTAAAAGGAACTCTTAATGATCTCAAGTCATACATGACCCAGATGGACCAGGAATTGGCAAATACCAGCATTGGCAAAAGTTTCACCACCCAGAAGCAAATG GAACCTCTCTCCCAGATTACCAGTAATAATTCAGATGAGGAAGATTCTGGTGCAGGAGGATCTGTTATGACACCAGTGGACGTAGACCTGAACCTGGTTTCCAACATACTGGAATCCTATAGTTCCCAAGCTGGCCTGGCAGGACCTGCGTCCAACCTTTTACAAAGCATGGGAGTACAGCTGCCTGATAACACCGATCACTTACCCACAA GTTCTCCATGCCAGGTGAGGTACCTGGGTTCCTGTTACAAGCCCTGTAGAGAGAGCCCTCCCTTTGTACAAGTACCTGAATGCTGCAATGAGCAGACTTCCgtaaaatttcatattaatttctAA